A window of the Burkholderia sp. 9120 genome harbors these coding sequences:
- a CDS encoding pirin family protein, with translation MLDIRHANQRGRAEHGWLSSRHTFSFASYHDPKQNGFSDLLVINDDRVAPAQGFGKHPHRDMEIFSYVLEGALEHKDTMGTGSVIVPGDIQLMSAGTGVAHSEYNHSKTDPVHFMQIWIAPSKNGAAPRYQQRHFSAEDKRGVLRLVMSPDGADGSLELQQDARVYAGLFDGDETAKLELGSERYAYVQVARGSVMVNGVEFGEGDGARVRDEKSLTFTQGHDAEVLVFDLRNIETSALWA, from the coding sequence ATGCTCGATATCAGACACGCCAATCAACGCGGCCGCGCGGAGCACGGCTGGCTTAGTTCGCGTCATACGTTTTCCTTTGCGAGCTACCACGATCCGAAGCAGAACGGCTTTTCCGACCTGCTCGTGATCAACGACGACCGCGTTGCGCCGGCTCAAGGTTTCGGCAAGCACCCGCACCGCGACATGGAGATCTTTTCGTACGTGCTGGAAGGCGCGCTGGAACACAAGGACACGATGGGCACCGGCTCGGTGATCGTGCCTGGCGACATCCAGTTGATGAGCGCGGGAACCGGCGTCGCGCACAGCGAATACAACCATTCGAAGACCGATCCGGTGCACTTCATGCAGATCTGGATCGCGCCCTCGAAGAACGGTGCGGCGCCGCGTTACCAACAACGCCACTTCAGCGCGGAAGATAAGCGCGGGGTGTTGCGGCTCGTGATGTCGCCGGACGGCGCGGATGGTTCGCTGGAGTTGCAGCAGGATGCGCGGGTCTACGCCGGTTTGTTCGACGGCGACGAAACGGCAAAGCTCGAATTGGGCAGCGAGCGTTATGCGTATGTTCAGGTGGCGCGCGGCAGCGTGATGGTGAACGGCGTCGAGTTCGGCGAAGGCGATGGTGCGCGAGTGCGCGATGAAAAGTCGCTGACCTTCACGCAAGGTCACGATGCCGAAGTGCTGGTGTTCGATTTGCGGAACATCGAAACGTCGGCGTTGTGGGCTTGA
- a CDS encoding 1-aminocyclopropane-1-carboxylate deaminase: MNLQRFPRYPLTFGPTPIQPLKRLSDHLGGKVHLYAKREDCNSGFAFGGNKTRKLEYLIPEALAQGCDTLVSIGGIQSNQTRQVAAVAAHLGMKCVLVQENWVNYSDAVYDRVGNIQMSRILGADVRLVADGFDIGFRKSWEDALESVRAAGGKPYAIPAGCSDHPLGGLGFVGFAEEVRQQEAELGFKFDYVVVCSVTGSTQAGMIVGFAADGRAERVIGIDASAKPVQTREQITRIAKQTAEQVGLERDITAADVVLDERFGGPEYGLPNDGTLEAIRLCARLEGVLTDPVYEGKSMHGMIEMVRNGEFPAGSRVLYAHLGGVSALNGYSFIFRNG, encoded by the coding sequence ATGAACCTGCAACGATTCCCTCGTTACCCGCTCACTTTCGGGCCGACGCCGATTCAACCGCTCAAACGGCTGAGCGACCACCTCGGCGGCAAAGTGCATCTGTATGCGAAACGCGAAGACTGCAACAGCGGTTTCGCGTTCGGCGGCAACAAGACGCGCAAGCTCGAATATCTGATTCCCGAAGCGCTCGCGCAGGGATGCGACACGCTGGTGTCGATCGGCGGAATTCAGTCGAACCAGACCCGCCAGGTGGCCGCGGTCGCGGCGCACCTCGGCATGAAGTGCGTGCTGGTGCAGGAGAACTGGGTCAACTACTCGGACGCCGTGTACGACCGCGTCGGCAACATCCAGATGTCGCGCATTCTCGGCGCGGACGTGCGTCTGGTTGCGGACGGCTTCGACATCGGCTTTCGCAAGAGCTGGGAAGACGCGCTCGAGAGCGTGCGCGCCGCCGGCGGCAAGCCGTATGCGATTCCGGCCGGCTGCTCGGACCATCCGCTGGGCGGGCTCGGTTTTGTCGGTTTCGCCGAAGAAGTCCGGCAGCAGGAGGCCGAACTGGGTTTCAAGTTCGACTACGTCGTGGTGTGCTCGGTGACGGGCAGCACGCAGGCCGGCATGATCGTGGGCTTTGCCGCCGACGGCCGCGCCGAACGCGTGATCGGCATCGACGCCTCCGCGAAACCCGTGCAGACGCGCGAGCAGATCACCCGGATCGCGAAGCAGACCGCGGAACAGGTTGGCCTGGAACGCGACATCACCGCGGCCGACGTGGTGCTCGACGAGCGTTTCGGCGGCCCGGAATACGGCCTGCCGAACGACGGGACGCTCGAGGCGATCCGCCTATGCGCGCGTCTGGAAGGCGTGCTGACGGATCCGGTGTATGAGGGCAAATCGATGCACGGCATGATCGAGATGGTCCGCAACGGCGAGTTTCCGGCCGGTTCGCGCGTGCTGTATGCGCACCTGGGCGGTGTGTCGGCGCTGAACGGCTACAGCTTTATCTTCCGCAACGGCTGA
- a CDS encoding alkane 1-monooxygenase: MATSQVAPARWVDSKRYLWLLGALTITLPLHAANLALHTGWHIFWWFGPIFVFGIIPLLDYVIGDDPSNPPEDVVPTLERERYYRRVVYLATFIEYVSFFGAVWIVGTHALAWYDYLGFALSLGAATGVSINTAHELGHKTDRFERWLAKITLAPVCYGHFFVEHNRGHHVRVATPPDPASARYGESFWAFLPRTVFGSIASAWRLEKHRLERLGKSPWTWRNEVLHAWAMTVVLWGGLIALFGKTIIPFLLIQAVYGASLLEVVNYLEHYGLGRKQLASGRYERCQPQHSWNSNRIVTNLFLYQLQRHADHHANPTRSYQALRHFDGAPQLPSGYATMIMFAYVPPLWFHVMNPRVVAHYHGDMAQSNIRPAIRERVLAQFAG; this comes from the coding sequence ATGGCAACATCGCAAGTGGCCCCCGCGCGGTGGGTCGACAGCAAACGCTACCTGTGGCTGCTCGGCGCGCTCACGATCACCTTGCCGCTGCATGCCGCGAATCTGGCGTTGCATACCGGTTGGCATATTTTCTGGTGGTTCGGGCCGATATTCGTGTTCGGCATCATCCCGCTGCTCGATTATGTGATCGGCGACGACCCCAGCAACCCGCCCGAAGACGTCGTCCCGACGCTTGAGCGTGAGCGCTATTACCGGCGCGTCGTTTATCTCGCCACGTTCATCGAATACGTGTCGTTCTTCGGCGCGGTGTGGATTGTCGGCACGCATGCCCTGGCGTGGTACGACTATCTTGGCTTCGCGCTGTCGCTGGGCGCGGCGACCGGTGTGTCGATCAACACGGCGCACGAACTCGGCCACAAAACCGATCGTTTCGAGCGCTGGCTCGCCAAGATCACGCTGGCGCCGGTCTGCTATGGGCATTTCTTCGTCGAACATAATCGCGGTCATCACGTGCGGGTGGCGACGCCGCCCGATCCGGCCAGCGCCCGCTACGGCGAATCGTTCTGGGCCTTCCTGCCGCGCACCGTGTTCGGCAGCATCGCGTCCGCGTGGCGGCTCGAAAAGCACCGCCTCGAACGTCTCGGCAAATCGCCATGGACGTGGCGCAATGAAGTCCTGCATGCGTGGGCGATGACGGTGGTGCTGTGGGGCGGCCTGATCGCGCTGTTCGGCAAAACGATCATTCCGTTCCTGCTGATCCAGGCGGTGTACGGTGCGTCGTTGCTCGAAGTGGTCAACTATCTGGAGCACTACGGGCTGGGCCGCAAGCAGCTCGCGAGCGGCCGTTACGAGCGCTGCCAGCCGCAGCACTCGTGGAACAGCAACCGTATCGTGACGAATCTGTTTCTGTACCAGTTGCAGCGTCACGCCGATCATCACGCGAATCCGACGCGCTCGTATCAGGCGCTGCGTCATTTCGACGGCGCGCCGCAATTGCCGTCCGGCTACGCCACGATGATCATGTTCGCGTACGTGCCGCCGTTGTGGTTCCATGTGATGAACCCACGCGTCGTCGCGCACTATCACGGCGACATGGCGCAGTCGAATATTCGTCCTGCTATCCGCGAACGGGTGCTGGCGCAATTCGCGGGTTAA
- a CDS encoding Lrp/AsnC ligand binding domain-containing protein, whose protein sequence is MSTTKVRRTNTAVDPAAVQTDPLQALDRIDRAILRQLQTDASISNVALAAKVKLSAPACLRRVERLRESGLIRGVVALIDPKAAGAGMLVIIGVVLDRSTPESFAEFEKAAQKVAGCMECHVVTGEFDYFMTIRTRDSDSFNRLHAEQLLYLPGVRQIRSFMVLKEILSTTKFPL, encoded by the coding sequence ATGAGCACAACAAAAGTTCGTCGCACAAACACAGCGGTCGACCCCGCCGCCGTCCAGACCGATCCCCTGCAGGCGCTCGACCGTATCGATCGCGCGATCCTGCGGCAGTTGCAGACCGACGCGTCGATTTCGAACGTCGCGCTCGCGGCCAAAGTGAAGCTGAGCGCGCCGGCCTGCCTGCGGCGAGTCGAGCGGCTCCGGGAGTCGGGGCTGATTCGTGGCGTGGTCGCGCTGATTGACCCGAAGGCGGCGGGCGCGGGGATGCTGGTGATCATCGGCGTGGTGCTGGACCGGTCCACGCCGGAATCCTTCGCCGAGTTCGAGAAAGCGGCGCAGAAGGTGGCCGGTTGCATGGAATGCCACGTCGTGACCGGCGAATTCGACTATTTCATGACGATCCGCACGCGCGACAGCGACAGCTTCAACCGACTGCACGCGGAACAGTTGCTGTATCTGCCGGGCGTCCGGCAAATCCGCTCGTTCATGGTGCTGAAGGAAATTCTCTCGACCACGAAATTTCCGCTGTAA
- a CDS encoding DoxX family protein: MRYTLFENQKDGIILVARVLLMVLFVMFGWSKLTGFSGTVAYMTSSGAPVPELSAVIAVVMEFVVGVALLVGFFTRPLALLLAVYTLGTAIIGHHYWNMTGAMQYDNMIHFYKNISIIGGLLLLAVTGAGKYSIDRR; the protein is encoded by the coding sequence ATGCGCTACACGCTATTTGAAAACCAGAAAGACGGGATTATTCTCGTCGCCCGTGTGCTGTTGATGGTGCTGTTCGTGATGTTCGGCTGGTCGAAGTTGACGGGTTTTTCCGGCACGGTCGCTTATATGACGTCGAGCGGCGCGCCGGTGCCCGAGTTGTCGGCGGTGATCGCCGTGGTGATGGAGTTCGTCGTGGGTGTCGCGCTGCTGGTCGGCTTCTTTACCCGGCCGCTTGCGCTGCTGCTCGCGGTTTATACGCTCGGCACCGCGATTATCGGTCACCACTACTGGAACATGACCGGCGCCATGCAGTACGACAATATGATTCACTTCTATAAGAACATCAGCATCATTGGTGGCTTGCTGTTGTTGGCTGTGACCGGCGCGGGTAAGTATTCGATCGATCGGCGGTAA
- a CDS encoding LysR family transcriptional regulator, whose amino-acid sequence MQLDDMRIFVATVDAHNFTAAAQRLSLSKQFVSRRVMALEETLGVQLLIRNTRKLAVTELGQEFYERATRILGEVDDAEQAMSRQRAGPRGLLRVSAPMSFGMMHLSPVLALFLREHGEVRFDMELSDRTVDVVGEGFDMAIRIGTLADSTLIAQKLADVRMVACCSPGYVRRRGAPAVPADLARHSCLLYGHGGTVSWEFAIEGALKSLEVHGPLRANNGDLIRDAAVAGLGIVRLPDFIVADALKSGLLVTVLDEFLPAAASVYAVYPQHRQSSLTIRTFVEFLREHLRQRLAA is encoded by the coding sequence ATGCAACTCGACGACATGCGGATTTTCGTCGCGACAGTGGACGCGCATAACTTCACGGCGGCGGCTCAGCGGCTGTCGCTGTCCAAGCAGTTCGTCAGCCGACGTGTGATGGCGCTGGAGGAAACGCTCGGCGTGCAGTTGCTGATCCGCAATACCCGCAAGCTGGCCGTGACTGAGCTCGGTCAGGAGTTTTACGAGCGCGCCACGCGCATTCTGGGTGAAGTCGACGATGCCGAGCAGGCCATGTCGCGGCAGCGCGCCGGCCCGCGCGGGCTTTTGCGGGTGAGTGCGCCAATGTCGTTCGGCATGATGCATCTGTCGCCGGTGCTGGCGCTGTTTCTGCGTGAGCACGGCGAAGTGCGCTTCGACATGGAACTGAGCGACCGTACCGTCGACGTGGTCGGCGAAGGTTTCGACATGGCGATCCGCATCGGCACGCTGGCCGACTCCACGCTGATCGCGCAGAAACTCGCCGACGTCAGGATGGTGGCGTGCTGCAGTCCGGGCTATGTGCGGCGCCGTGGCGCGCCCGCCGTGCCCGCCGATCTGGCACGGCATTCATGCCTGCTGTACGGCCATGGCGGTACGGTGAGTTGGGAGTTTGCAATAGAGGGCGCGCTGAAAAGCCTCGAAGTGCACGGGCCGCTGCGCGCCAATAACGGCGACCTGATTCGCGATGCGGCGGTGGCCGGGCTCGGCATTGTGCGGCTACCGGACTTTATCGTTGCCGACGCGCTCAAAAGCGGTTTGCTGGTCACCGTGCTCGACGAATTCCTGCCCGCCGCAGCCAGCGTTTATGCCGTGTACCCGCAGCATCGGCAAAGCTCCCTCACGATCCGCACGTTTGTCGAGTTCCTGAGGGAGCATTTGCGCCAGCGCCTCGCGGCGTGA